In a single window of the Raphanus sativus cultivar WK10039 chromosome 9, ASM80110v3, whole genome shotgun sequence genome:
- the LOC108828357 gene encoding fasciclin-like arabinogalactan protein 1, producing the protein MAKKMRETISYILPILLLLAVETHAHNVTRLLASHPSFSSFNHFLTQTHLAGEINRRTTITVLAVDNAAMSALTSKGYTISTIKNILSLHVLLDYFGAKKIHQIRDGSALAATLFQATGAAPGTTGFVNITDLRGGKVGLGPDGGDLSSFFVKSVEEVPYNISIIQISKVLPSETASAPSPAPAEMNLTGIMSAHGCKVFAETLLANTGASKTYQESVEGGMTVFCPGDDAMKGFLPKYKNLTAPKKEAFLDFLAVPTYYSMAMLKSNNGPMNTLATDGANKFELTVQNDGEKVTLRTRISTVQIVDTLIDEQPLAIYATDKVLLPKELFKASAVEAPAPAPAPEGDVADSPKPAKGKGKGKKKKAAPSPDDDSFGDSDSPAEGPDGDADDATADEASAVRILGGTTAGLVVSLFCLFASSSLL; encoded by the exons ATGGcgaagaagatgagagaaaCCATATCCTACATTCTCCcaatcctcctcctcctcgccGTTGAAACACACGCGCACAACGTCACGCGCCTCCTAGCAAGCCACCCTTCTTTCTCCTCCTTCAACCACTTCCTCACCCAAACACACCTCGCCGGCGAAATCAACCGGAGAACAACCATAACCGTCCTCGCCGTCGACAACGCCGCCATGTCCGCCCTGACCTCGAAAGGCTACACCATCTCCACCATCAAGAACATCCTCTCCCTCCACGTCCTCCTCGACTACTTCGGCGCCAAGAAAATCCACCAGATCCGCGACGGCTCAGCTCTCGCCGCCACTCTCTTCCAAGCCACCGGAGCTGCTCCCGGAACCACCGGGTTCGTAAACATAACGGATCTGAGAGGCGGCAAGGTCGGGCTCGGTCCCGACGGCGGAGATCTGTCTTCCTTCTTCGTCAAGTCCGTCGAGGAAGTTCCCTACAACATCTCCATCATCCAGATCAGCAAAGTCTTGCCGTCGGAAACCGCGTCGGCTCCCAGTCCGGCTCCGGCGGAGATGAACCTCACCGGAATAATGTCGGCTCATGGCTGTAAAGTTTTCGCCGAGACGCTTCTCGCTAACACGGGTGCTTCTAAAACTTACCAG GAGAGTGTAGAAGGAGGCATGACAGTGTTCTGTCCAGGAGATGACGCCATGAAAGGATTCTTGCCCAAATACAAGAACTTGACTGCTCCAAAGAAAGAAGCCTTCCTCGATTTCCTCGCTGTCCCTACGTATTACTCAATGGCCATGCTCAAATCCAACAACGGTCCGATGAACACACTAGCCACGGACGGAGCCAACAAGTTCGAGCTCACTGTACAGAACGATGGAGAGAAAGTTACCCTCAGGACAAGGATCAGCACTGTCCAGATCGTTGATACTCTGATCGACGAGCAGCCATTGGCTATCTATGCGACTGATAAGGTTTTACTGCCTAAAGAGCTGTTTAAGGCCTCGGCTGTTGAAGCACCGGCTCCTGCTCCGGCGCCGGAGGGCGATGTTGCGGATTCTCCTAAACCGGCTAAAGGGAAAGGgaaggggaagaagaagaaggctgcACCGTCACCTGATGACGATTCTTTCGGTGATTCGGATTCGCCTGCTGAAGGGCCTGATGGAGACGCGGATGACGCGACTGCTGATGAAGCCAGTGCGGTTAGGATCCTCGGAGGAACAACGGCTGGTTTGGTGGTGAGCTTGTTCTGCTTGTTTGCTTCTTCTTCGCTTCTGTAG
- the LOC130499961 gene encoding uncharacterized protein At3g43530-like, giving the protein MSPKTRLAEKKEKAGASEKKKNAAVKRKEAAAKRRAAVKKKREAAKRSETTKKKRKRDSGLDGGSSSNPTKRTRNRVRETAGSPPENEGVHSPTPDPTTPRPVSPSQPEKSPTPTHAANEAENPQQPRVTSGSSTKSPSHRVDEQNDEEIGSNNRDPNTPEVAVDNEAPRTVERDMTVEADRPAGFFFNPSDYQKGCKLSSRCRQHDFLTMLNAVDKFDASEKSWFQDHPQFKHIFHMDCTSTRKMMGLWMLLLRTMHTGKGRQAWFGVNGVPVRYSIREHSLISGLYCHSYPENYQKIGSMKFARKYFKVKKTKDGKEKGLQVTEEDVKEKLQKMKFDGSGDRLRMLVLYFLARVLRGRSKANYFIEYFLLQAVEDLEFCTKFPWGRYTFEDCMKEIFHVRDHFRDGIPEEAQWPFPGFINPLEILAFECIPVLREKFREPVPNCLDGCPRMCKWRFKRTGTTGFPLDMIYRTLGETKEIISILEPVGYELDLLYQIMDEGTFADLELKDDWDTPDIAVDSWNRILLQPGSKIFWPDLYEMDVRTREQQEEAGGEAGGEAGRERLRELEAGGNAGVEAGGEPGGEAGRERLRELELKLNKSMDDGFALRDETIRLLTARVKELEEDKIQRENWSFQVETDYVSGGRRRESEMHGDKVGDKEADKEDGEGDEEDGDEGDKDDDEADKEEADKEEGDEEDGDEGDKDDDEADKEDGDEADKDGEDGDEVDSDDDEADKDDEDGEKQIEAEAEKDGEKQIEAEKDGETAAEKLVQDTEERFDEDGDEQSTLQIMADTAERFEKAAAEKAAADKTYSQDAGERPKRVSKVSHLLRSPFTPN; this is encoded by the exons ATGTCACCAAAAACTCGTCTCGccgagaagaaagaaaaagcgGGAGcgtcggagaagaagaagaacgccgccgtgaaaagaaaagaagcgGCAGCGAAAAGGAGAGCCGCCgttaagaaaaagagagaagcgGCGAAGAGGAGTGAGACCACAAAGAAAAAGAGGAAGCGAGATAGTGGTCTGGACGGTGGGTCCTCGTCGAATCCAACCAAGAGGACTCGGAACCGTGTGAGAGAAACCGCAGGATCTCCACCGGAAAATGAAGGCGTTCATTCCCCCACACCGGACCCCACCACACCACGCCCAGTGTCTCCGAGTCAGCCAGAAAAATCGCCAACACCAACTCATGCAGCGAATGAGGCCGAGAATCCACAACAACCTCGAGTAACCTCAGGCTCTTCCACAAAGAGTCCTTCACATCGTGTAGACGAGCAGAACGATGAGGAGATTGGATCTAATAACAGAGATCCAAACACACCCGAGGTTGCCGTTGATAATGAGGCACCAAGAACG GTTGAGAGGGATATGACCGTAGAAGCTGACAGACCTGCTGGTTTTTTCTTCAATCCGAGCGACTATCAAAAGGGTTGCAAGCTCTCCTCAAGGTGCCGGCAACACGATTTCCTGACCATGCTGAACGCGGTTGATAAGTTTGATGCCTCAGAGAAGAGTTGGTTTCAGGATCATCCTCAGTTCAAGCATATATTCCACATGGATTGTACCTCAACAAGAAAAATGATGGGATTGTGGATGTTGCTACTTCGTACTATGCATACAGGAAAGGGTAGACAAGCTTGGTTTGGAGTAAACGGTGTTCCAGTTAGATACTCCATCAGGGAGCATAGCCTTATCTCTGGTTTATACTGCCACTCATATCCAGAAAACTATCAGAAGATAGGGAGCATGAAGTTTGCGAGAAAGTATTTTAAAGTGAAGAAGACAAAGGATGGGAAGGAAAAGGGTCTGCAAGTGACAGAAGAAGATGTCAAAGAGAAACTTCAGAAGATGAAGTTTGATGGTAGTGGCGATCGTCTGAGGATGTTGGTTCTTTACTTTTTGGCTAGAGTTTTAAGAGGAAGGTCAAAAGCAAATTACTTCATTGAGTATTTCCTTCTTCAAGCAGTAGAAGATCTAGAGTTTTGCACCAAATTTCCATGGGGCCGTTACACATTTGAAGATTGCATGAAAGAGATTTTTCATGTGAGGGATCATTTTCGTGATGGGATCCCAGAGGAGGCACAATGGCCATTTCCTGGGTTTATCAACCCTTTGGAG ATATTAGCATTTGAATGTATCCCTGTCCTTAGAGAAAAATTCAGAGAGCCTGTTCCAAACTGTCTTGATGGTTGTCCAAGAATGTGCAAATGGAGGTTCAAGAGGACCGGCACAACAGGATTTCCACTTGACATGATTTATCGGACGCTAGGAGAGACAAAG GAGATTATCAGTATTTTGGAACCAGTAGGATATGAACTAGACCTTTTGTATCAAATCATGGATGAAGGGACTTTTGCAGACTTGGAACTGAAAGATGATTGGGATACGCCAGACATAGCTGTTGACAGTTGGAACAGGATCCTACTTCAACCAGGGAGTAAAATATTCTGGCCGGATCTATATGAGATGGATGTGAGGACCCGAGAGCAACAAGAGGAAGCAGGAGGCGAGGCAGGGGGAGAGGCAGGTCgtgagagattaagagaattaGAGGCAGGGGGAAATGCAGGTGTTGAGGCAGGGGGCGAGCCAGGAGGCGAGGCAGGTCgtgagagattaagagaattaGAGTTGAAGTTGAACAAAAGCATGGATGATGGATTTGCATTGAGAGACGAAACAATTCGTCTTCTGACagcaagagtaaaggagttggaagaagacaagattcagagagaaaATTGGTCATTCCAAGTTGAAACTGATTATGTTTCAGGAGGCAGAAGAAGGGAGAGCGAGATGCATGGTGATAAGGTGGGTGATAAAGAAGCTGATAAGGAGGATGGTGAGGGTGATGAGGAGGATGGTGATGAGGGTGATAAGGATGATGATGAGGCTGATAAGGAGGAGGCTGATAAGGAGGAGGGTGATGAGGAGGATGGTGATGAGGGTGacaaggatgatgatgaggCTGATAAGGAGGATGGTGATGAGGCTGATAAGGACGGCGAGGATGGTGATGAGGTTgacagtgatgatgatgaggctGATAAGGACGACGAGGATGGTGAGAAGCAGATTGAGGCAGAGGCTGAGAAGGATGGTGAGAAACAGATTGAGGCTGAGAAGGATGGTGAGACAGCTGCTGAGAAGTTAGTGCAAG ATACTGAAGAGAGATTTGATGAGGATGGAGATGAGCAATCTACACTTCAGATTATGGCAGACACTGCAGAGAGATTTGAGAAGGCTGCTGCGGAAAAAGCTGCTGCGGACAAGACATATTCACAGGATGCTGGTGAGAGGCCAAAGAGGGTGTCCAAGGTTTCTCATTTGTTGAGGTCTCCTTTTACGCCAAACTAA
- the LOC108835908 gene encoding pentatricopeptide repeat-containing protein At5g55740, chloroplastic has translation MASLPFSTIPTKLPHPVPTKPHDDQPSNPYFHRVSSLCKNGEIREALSLVTEMDFRNVRIGPEIYGEILQGCVYERDFHTGRQIHARILKNGDFYAKNEYIETKLVIFYAKCDAHEIAETLFSKLKVRNVFSWAAIIGVKCRVGLAEGALTGFVEMLKDEIFPDNFVVPNVCKACGALKWSGFGRGVHGYVAKSGLYGDCVFVASSLADMYGKCGDLDDARKVFDEIPERNVVAWNALMVGYVQNGMNEEAIRLMCDMREEGVEPTRVTVSTCLSASANICGVGEGKQSHAVAVVNGLEMDNILGTSVLNFYCKVGLVEYAEMVFDRMIGKDVVTWNLLISGYVQQGLVEDAIRMCKLMRLEKLKFDCVTLSTLMSAAARTQNSKLGKEVQCYCIRHSFESDIGLASTVIDMYAKCGSIVDAKKVFDSTVQKDLILWNTLLAAYAESGLSGEALRLFYEMQLESVPPNVITWNLIILSLFRNGQVDEAKEMFLQMQSSGVVPTVVSWTTMMNGLVQNGCSEEAVHYLRKMQESGLRPNVFSITVALSACANLASLHLGRSVHGYIIRNQLHSSLVSIETALIDMYAKCGDISKAEKVFKRKSYSELPLYNAMISAYALSGNVKEAITLYRSLEDMGIKPDNITFTNVLSACNHAGDINQAIEIFSDMVSKHGMEPCLEHYGLMVDLLASAGETEKALRLMEEMPYKPDARMIQSLLVTCNEEHKTELVDYLSRQLLESEPDNSGNYVTISNAYAGEGSWDEVVKMREMMKDKGLKKKPGCSWIQIKGEEEEVHVFVANDKTHLRNNEIRRMLALLLHDMCSDSN, from the coding sequence ATGGCTTCTCTTCCTTTCAGCACTATCCCAACCAAACTCCCACATCCAGTACCAACAAAACCTCACGATGACCAACCGAGCAACCCTTACTTCCACCGCGTTTCGTCTCTGTGCAAAAACGGCGAGATCAGAGAAGCTCTGAGCTTAGTCACGGAGATGGACTTCAGAAACGTACGCATCGGTCCAGAGATATACGGCGAGATCCTCCAGGGATGCGTTTACGAGAGAGATTTCCACACGGGGCGGCAAATCCACGCTCGCATCTTGAAGAACGGCGACTTCTACGCCAAGAACGAGTACATCGAGACGAAGCTGGTGATCTTCTACGCGAAATGCGACGCTCACGAGATCGCTGAAACCCTCTTCTCGAAACTGAAGGTTCGGAATGTTTTCTCCTGGGCGGCGATCATCGGTGTGAAATGCAGGGTTGGGCTCGCTGAAGGAGCTTTGACGGGGTTTGTGGAGATGCTTAAAGATGAGATTTTTCCTGATAACTTCGTGGTTCCGAATGTTTGTAAAGCGTGCGGTGCGTTGAAGTGGAGTGGGTTTGGGAGAGGGGTTCATGGGTACGTGGCGAAATCTGGGCTTTACGGTGATTGTGTGTTTGTGGCGAGTAGCTTGGCGGATATGTACGGGAAGTGCGGGGATTTGGATGATGCGAGGAAAGTGTTCGATGAAATTCCTGAGAGAAACGTTGTTGCTTGGAATGCGTTGATGGTGGGTTACGTGCAGAACGGGATGAACGAGGAGGCGATTCGGCTTATGTGTGATATGAGGGAGGAAGGTGTTGAGCCGACACGGGTCACTGTTTCGACTTGTTTGTCTGCTTCTGCTAATATATGTGGGGTTGGAGAAGGGAAACAGTCTCATGCCGTTGCTGTTGTGAACGGGTTGGAGATGGATAATATACTTGGAACGTCGGTATTGAATTTCTATTGTAAGGTTGGTTTGGTCGAGTATGCTGAGATGGTGTTTGATCGAATGATTGGGAAAGATGTGGTGACGTGGAACCTGCTTATCTCCGGGTATGTTCAACAAGGGCTGGTGGAAGATGCTATCCGCATGTGCAAGTTGATGAGACTTGAGAAGCTGAAGTTCGATTGTGTAACTTTATCGACATTAATGTCGGCAGCTGCGCGTACTCAGAACTCGAAACTAGGGAAAGAGGTTCAGTGTTATTGCATTAGGCACAGTTTTGAATCCGATATAGGTTTAGCAAGTACCGTTATTGATATGTATGCCAAGTGTGGGAGTATTGTTGATGCTAAGAAAGTGTTTGATTCCACAGTGCAAAAGGACTTGATACTGTGGAACACATTACTTGCAGCGTATGCAGAGTCTGGCCTTAGCGGAGAGGCTTTGAGATTGTTTTATGAGATGCAGCTAGAAAGTGTACCACCAAATGTGATAACATGGAATTTGATCATTCTAAGTCTTTTCAGAAACGGTCAGGTAGATGAGGCCAAGGAAATGTTCTTGCAGATGCAATCTTCAGGCGTAGTTCCGACTGTAGTCTCCTGGACCACTATGATGAACGGTTTGGTGCAGAATGGTTGCAGCGAGGAGGCAGTTCATTATCTGAGAAAGATGCAAGAATCTGGGCTGAGACCAAATGTCTTTAGCATCACTGTCGCACTCTCTGCTTGCGCAAATCTAGCATCATTGCATCTCGGAAGATCAGTACACGGATACATCATAAGAAATCAACTGCATTCCTCTTTGGTTTCGATCGAGACTGCATTGATTGACATGTATGCTAAATGTGGAGACATAAGCAAAGCAGAGAAGGTTTTCAAAAGAAAGTCATACAGCGAGTTACCTCTCTACAATGCCATGATCTCGGCGTATGCATTGTCTGGTAACGTGAAAGAAGCAATCACTCTGTACAGAAGTTTGGAAGATATGGGCATCAAACCAGACAACATAACATTCACAAACGTCTTATCTGCTTGTAACCACGCCGGGGATATCAACCAAGCCATCGAAATTTTCTCTGATATGGTTTCGAAACATGGCATGGAACCATGCTTGGAACATTATGGACTAATGGTGGATCTTCTTGCATCAGCTGGAGAAACGGAAAAGGCATTACGGCTAATGGAGGAAATGCCATATAAGCCAGATGCGCGGATGATCCAATCTTTGTTAGTTACTTGCAACGAGGAACATAAGACCGAGCTTGTGGACTACCTATCGAGGCAGTTGTTGGAATCGGAACCTGATAACTCCGGGAACTATGTGACGATATCGAATGCATATGCAGGTGAAGGAAGTTGGGATGAAGTTGTGAAGatgagagagatgatgaaagATAAAGGGTTGAAGAAAAAGCCTGGATGTAGTTGGATTCAGAttaaaggagaagaagaagaagtgcaTGTGTTTGTTGCCAATGATAAGACACATCTTAGGAACAATGAGATACGAAGGATGTTAGCATTGTTACTACATGATATGTGTTCCGATTCCAACTGA
- the LOC108825744 gene encoding uncharacterized protein LOC108825744 produces the protein MQKPRFLKKKTRDYLLDRSQKEADAAAANDYGDIEEEDEDGLIEILLVSEKAKTLEAVRNINQSRQRTRADEDEQEQIDDAIMEEDDNLIEIDISIGSIKRRSK, from the exons aTGCAAAAACCAag atttctcaagaagaaaacaagagaCTATTTGCTTGATCGATCTCAAAAAGAAGCCGATGCTGCTGCTGCTAATGATTATGGTGATATtgaggaggaggatgaagatGGTCTCATTGAGATTCTTCTTGTGAGCGAAAAAGCAAAGACTCTAGAGGCAGTGAGGAACATTAATCAAAGTCGGCAGAGAACAAGGGCTGATGAAGATGAACAAGAACAGATAGATGATGCGATAATGGAAGAAGATGATAATCTTATTGAGATTGATATTTCCATTGGATCTATTAAAAGACGGAGTAAATGA